In Oryza brachyantha chromosome 2, ObraRS2, whole genome shotgun sequence, a single window of DNA contains:
- the LOC121053634 gene encoding uncharacterized protein LOC121053634 — MDTDLGGGAGVDMDEAEAAFFARRGRRCCCFPWPSSATTHQRFGGGAAGVEEESWWQRAVDAFLKVREWSELVAGPRWKTFIRRFGRGGGPRPHNFGRKLNYDALSYALNFDEGHGGSPEGDYTGYRDFSARFVAPPASAKSSMDLGGRDAPPLFNPPPPHDGAGRA, encoded by the coding sequence ATGGACACggacctcggcggcggcgcgggggtggACATGGACGAAGCCGAGGCGGCCTTcttcgcgcggcgcgggcggcggtgctgcTGCTTCCCCTGGCCCTCGTCGGCGACCACCCACCAGCGcttcggcggcggggcggcgggggtggaggaggagagctgGTGGCAGCGGGCCGTGGACGCCTTCCTCAAGGTGCGGGAGTGGTCGGAGCTGGTGGCCGGGCCGCGGTGGAAGACCTTCATCCGGCGGttcggccgcggcggaggtcCGCGGCCGCACAACTTCGGCCGGAAGCTCAACTACGACGCGCTCAGCTACGCGCTCAACTTCGACGAGGGCCACGGCGGCAGCCCCGAGGGCGACTACACCGGCTACCGCGACTTCTCCGCCCGCTTCGTcgccccgccggcctccgccaAGTCATCCATGGACCTCGGCGGccgcgacgcgccgccgctcttcaacccgccgccgccacacgacggcgccggccgggcgTGA